The following proteins are encoded in a genomic region of Ictalurus punctatus breed USDA103 chromosome 15, Coco_2.0, whole genome shotgun sequence:
- the spsb1 gene encoding SPRY domain-containing SOCS box protein 1, translating into MGQKVPGGIKTVDMRDPTSRPLKLQLQALDYSKPPRLDMLLDMPPASSTVQMQHSWNNDDRSLNIFVKEDNKLIFHRHPVAQSTDAIRGRVGYTRGLHVWEISWALRQRGTHAVVGVASGEAPLHSVGYTALVGNNNESWGWDLGRNKLYHDGKNQPSKTYPAFLEPDETFVVPDSFLVVLDMDEGTLSFIVDGQYLGVAFQGLKGRKLYPVVSAVWGHCEIRIRYINGLDPEPLPLMDLCRRSVRLALGRDRLTEIHGLPLPASLKNYLLYQ; encoded by the exons ATGGGGCAAAAGGTTCCAGGGGGCATCAAGACCGTGGACATGCGGGATCCCACGAGCCGGCCGCTGAAGCTGCAGCTGCAGGCCCTGGACTACAGCAAACCACCACGGTTGGACATGCTACTGGACATGCCGCCTGCCTCCAGCACAGTGCAGATGCAGCACTCGTGGAACAATGACGACCGCTCGCTTAACATCTTCGTCAAAGAGGACAACAAGCTCATTTTCCATCGGCACCCGGTGGCGCAGAGTACGGACGCCATACGCGGTCGCGTCGGCTACACACGTGGCCTTCACGTCTGGGAGATCTCCTGGGCCCTGCGTCAGCGCGGCACTCACGCTGTAGTGGGCGTGGCCAGCGGGGAGGCCCCTCTGCACTCGGTAGGATACACAGCACTGGTCGGGAACAACAACGAGTCCTGGGGCTGGGACCTGGGCCGAAACAAATTATACCATGATGGCAAAAATCAGCCCAGCAAGACCTACCCAGCCTTCCTGGAGCCGGACGAGACCTTTGTTGTCCCAGATTCATTTCTGGTGGTGTTGGACATGGATGAGGGCACTTTAAGTTTCATCGTAGATGGACAGTATTTGGGAGTGGCTTTTCAAGGACTGAAGGGCAGGAAATTGTACCCTGTTGTAAGTGCAGTTTGGGGACACTGTGAAATCAGAATCCGGTACATCAATGGACTTGATC CTGAGCCCCTGCCTCTCATGGACCTGTGCAGACGTTCAGTGAGATTAGCATTGGGCCGGGACCGACTGACCGAAATACATGGACTTCCTTTACCCGCCTCTCTCAAGAACTACCTACTCTATCAATGA